In one window of Desulforhabdus amnigena DNA:
- a CDS encoding PAS domain S-box protein, with product MEEPLTIVIIEDEEPHFQLMKRAILKEFPGSSVQHFEEASSCFQEIEVLHPDVIMVDYLMPGMNGIEFLEALQAGGKDIPVIMITGQGDEGIAVKAMKLGASDYLVKSSDFFSLVPRIIEKVMRERELKNSLRETEKRFRDLAESTSDWIWEVDMEGKYTYSNPMVQKITGYTSEEILQKHFYDLFSQKEKEAQRRLAFQVMREGKPLTSFVNRVVHKEGRELILETSGVPIFGSSGELKGYRGIDRDITRRKKTEEALRESEERFRNIYEASPIGIELYDASGDLIDLNEASLKIFGISDPPQLQKVNLFEDPNLPAGLVKTLQEGKSVRYEIPFDFDKIKEMNFFESSKSGIIHIDVLITPMHEGDHISEYLVQIQDITHRKRAEEALKISHRFLEIANKNLQMSVMLKEFVHELRHYTGCSAAGIRILNQDGSIPYQAYDGFSPGFFEEENLLSIHSHRCMCTTVIQGKTEPHLPHYTPGGSLYINGTTRFLSGLTEEERKFTRNKCNEFGYESVVLIPIRMENSILGLIHIADHRENVIPFEMVEVLEGVAMGLGTAIQRVRTRDELRKAHDELELRVQARTRELAHTNQLLIEEIEERKKVEEALRQSSEKLKLFAYSVMHDLKSPAIGIHGLTKLLQKHYAHKLDERGKHYCEQILKAAELNSALVEKINIYIASKEAPLQIEKFYFKEFLKMIREEFTERLADRHILWIEPDRDIEVMVDRLSFLRVFRNFIDNAMKYGGKELSEIQIGYEESQDFHTFSVRDNGVGIRKEDCEKIFGLFKRHSSSKGVAGTGLGLSIVREIAERHGGKVWAEPGPEAGTTFYISIPKVNPGNSFQPTP from the coding sequence TTGGAAGAACCACTGACGATAGTCATTATCGAAGATGAAGAACCCCATTTTCAGCTCATGAAACGGGCGATCCTCAAAGAATTTCCCGGCTCCTCCGTCCAGCACTTCGAAGAGGCGAGTTCCTGCTTTCAAGAAATAGAAGTATTGCATCCTGATGTCATCATGGTGGACTATCTCATGCCCGGTATGAACGGCATCGAATTTCTGGAAGCTCTCCAAGCTGGAGGAAAAGACATTCCCGTAATCATGATCACGGGGCAGGGGGACGAGGGCATCGCCGTCAAAGCCATGAAGCTCGGCGCTTCCGATTACCTGGTCAAGTCCTCCGATTTCTTTTCCCTTGTTCCCAGAATCATTGAAAAGGTGATGCGGGAAAGGGAACTCAAGAATTCCCTCCGCGAAACGGAAAAACGTTTTAGAGACCTGGCTGAAAGCACTTCCGACTGGATTTGGGAAGTGGATATGGAGGGGAAATACACCTATTCCAATCCCATGGTCCAAAAAATCACAGGTTACACCTCCGAGGAGATCCTTCAGAAACATTTTTATGATCTGTTTTCCCAAAAGGAAAAAGAAGCTCAGCGACGACTAGCCTTTCAAGTGATGCGTGAAGGAAAACCCCTTACAAGTTTCGTCAATCGCGTCGTTCACAAGGAGGGCCGCGAACTCATTCTGGAAACCAGTGGTGTTCCCATTTTCGGCAGTTCCGGTGAACTGAAAGGATACCGGGGCATTGACCGCGATATCACGCGAAGAAAGAAAACGGAGGAGGCCCTCAGAGAGAGCGAAGAAAGATTCAGGAATATTTATGAAGCCTCCCCCATCGGCATTGAACTCTACGACGCATCGGGAGATCTCATCGATCTCAATGAAGCCAGTTTGAAGATATTCGGCATTTCCGACCCGCCCCAGCTTCAGAAGGTCAATCTTTTTGAAGATCCCAATCTTCCAGCCGGATTGGTGAAGACACTGCAAGAAGGCAAGAGCGTTCGATATGAAATCCCTTTCGACTTCGACAAGATCAAGGAGATGAACTTCTTTGAGTCCAGTAAGTCGGGAATCATCCATATCGACGTTCTCATCACCCCCATGCACGAAGGGGACCATATCAGCGAATATCTGGTTCAGATTCAGGATATTACGCACAGGAAGCGCGCAGAGGAAGCCCTCAAAATTTCCCACCGCTTTCTGGAAATTGCCAATAAAAACCTGCAAATGTCCGTTATGTTGAAGGAATTTGTGCACGAACTGAGACACTACACGGGGTGCTCCGCAGCCGGAATCCGTATTTTGAATCAAGACGGCAGCATCCCATATCAAGCATACGATGGGTTCAGTCCCGGATTTTTCGAGGAGGAAAATCTTCTTTCGATTCACTCGCATCGATGCATGTGCACTACGGTCATCCAGGGCAAGACCGAACCTCATCTTCCTCATTACACCCCGGGCGGTTCCCTTTACATTAATGGCACGACCCGTTTTCTGTCCGGCCTGACGGAAGAAGAAAGAAAATTCACCCGTAACAAATGCAATGAATTCGGCTATGAATCTGTTGTGCTCATCCCTATACGCATGGAAAACTCTATCCTTGGACTGATTCACATCGCCGATCATCGAGAAAACGTCATCCCCTTTGAAATGGTGGAAGTCCTGGAAGGGGTGGCCATGGGACTGGGAACGGCGATTCAGCGTGTGCGCACCAGGGACGAACTGAGAAAGGCTCATGACGAACTCGAACTACGCGTGCAGGCGAGAACCCGGGAACTGGCCCACACCAATCAACTGCTCATAGAAGAGATCGAAGAACGCAAAAAAGTGGAAGAAGCTCTTCGTCAAAGTTCTGAGAAACTCAAGCTCTTTGCTTATTCCGTCATGCACGACTTGAAAAGTCCGGCCATTGGCATTCATGGACTGACGAAGCTTCTTCAGAAGCATTACGCTCATAAACTGGATGAAAGGGGCAAACATTACTGTGAACAAATCCTCAAGGCGGCTGAGCTCAATTCAGCCCTTGTGGAAAAAATAAATATCTACATCGCCAGCAAGGAAGCCCCCCTGCAGATAGAGAAGTTCTATTTCAAGGAATTTCTCAAGATGATCCGGGAAGAATTCACCGAACGACTGGCGGATCGCCACATTTTGTGGATTGAACCTGACAGGGACATAGAAGTCATGGTGGATCGATTGTCTTTCTTACGTGTTTTCAGAAATTTCATCGATAATGCAATGAAATACGGTGGAAAAGAACTTTCTGAAATTCAAATCGGCTATGAAGAATCTCAAGACTTCCACACCTTTTCAGTGCGGGACAATGGGGTGGGAATAAGGAAGGAAGATTGCGAGAAGATCTTTGGCTTGTTCAAGAGACACAGCAGTTCCAAGGGAGTAGCGGGGACCGGTTTGGGGTTGAGCATCGTCAGGGAAATCGCTGAACGGCATGGCGGAAAAGTGTGGGCGGAACCGGGGCCTGAAGCGGGCACTACATTTTACATTTCCATCCCCAAAGTCAATCCGGGCAATTCTTTCCAGCCCACCCCATGA
- a CDS encoding response regulator — MGCDPTHILIVEDEEAHAELTKRAIRKAGHANRIDILNDGEQALDYLFNRGIYSDREKYPCPALILLDINLPGIDGIEVLKRIKEDPRLKPIPVIMLTTSKREEDIAASYGHYANSYLTKPVGFKEFEEKVMQIDFYWMNLNEPPTTSED, encoded by the coding sequence ATGGGCTGTGACCCCACTCACATTTTAATCGTAGAAGATGAGGAAGCTCATGCCGAGCTCACCAAGCGGGCCATACGCAAAGCCGGCCACGCAAACAGGATCGATATTTTGAACGACGGGGAGCAGGCACTCGACTACCTGTTCAACCGTGGAATTTACAGCGACCGTGAAAAGTATCCCTGCCCCGCTCTGATCCTGCTCGACATCAATCTCCCCGGTATAGACGGCATAGAGGTACTGAAAAGGATCAAGGAAGATCCCAGGCTAAAGCCGATCCCCGTCATCATGCTCACCACTTCCAAACGTGAAGAAGACATTGCGGCATCCTACGGACATTACGCCAACAGCTACCTGACCAAGCCCGTAGGGTTCAAGGAATTCGAAGAAAAAGTCATGCAGATCGACTTCTACTGGATGAACCTCAACGAACCCCCCACCACCTCCGAAGATTAG
- a CDS encoding CBS domain-containing protein, producing MTAGEICIREVAIATRKETLMEASKRMREYHVGNLVVVEEKEGERIPIGILTDRDIVVGVMANAPDYIGSLTVEDVMTPEPVTALENDDIAEVLKKMRSRGFRRIPVVNAKGGLEGILTLDDVLEQIWEQLTDMVTIISREQNLEKERRA from the coding sequence ATGACAGCAGGTGAGATCTGTATTCGGGAAGTCGCCATCGCCACCAGGAAAGAAACTCTCATGGAAGCGAGTAAACGCATGCGTGAATATCATGTGGGCAATCTGGTCGTCGTCGAAGAAAAGGAGGGGGAGCGGATTCCCATTGGCATTCTGACGGACCGGGATATCGTCGTTGGAGTCATGGCCAATGCTCCAGATTACATTGGATCGCTCACTGTCGAAGACGTGATGACGCCGGAGCCTGTGACGGCACTGGAAAACGACGACATTGCCGAAGTTTTAAAAAAGATGCGCTCCCGCGGTTTTCGCCGCATCCCGGTGGTCAACGCCAAAGGCGGGCTTGAAGGGATTCTTACCCTCGATGATGTGCTGGAACAAATCTGGGAACAGCTCACGGATATGGTCACAATCATTTCCCGAGAACAAAATCTTGAAAAAGAGAGACGAGCCTGA
- a CDS encoding CBS domain-containing protein, whose amino-acid sequence MPIVERKSVLSGLTVLDAMRRIAAQLPKDAPIEEAAKTVIKFRVNSLLITDEKHEPVGVVSKTNIMGGYYAGIPIETPLEAIMMPSPLFCEPGDTLESALDLMRTHNVHRLFVKESAPDQVVGVLAYYDICGLLYRYCHKCERNILRTREADSEGFLAEPFHVYEVMTPSVFVNHENESLMEVMEGLEANNVGAVLIIDENGLPAGVVSKTDLIIAYKHGISAEVPAKTIMSTPVRSCDEREHLVLAIQRMIFADVQRLFVHKEDPGKIVGVLSLSDAARTRSGSCRACISSRIEVENAPD is encoded by the coding sequence ATGCCCATCGTCGAGAGGAAGAGCGTTTTGAGTGGGCTGACGGTCCTCGATGCCATGCGCAGGATTGCCGCCCAGTTACCTAAAGATGCGCCCATCGAAGAGGCAGCCAAAACTGTCATCAAGTTTCGAGTCAATTCCCTGCTCATTACAGACGAAAAGCATGAGCCCGTTGGGGTTGTGTCCAAAACCAACATCATGGGGGGATATTACGCAGGTATCCCCATCGAAACCCCTCTGGAAGCCATCATGATGCCCTCTCCCCTGTTCTGCGAGCCGGGGGATACCCTGGAATCCGCTCTCGACCTCATGAGAACCCACAACGTCCACCGCCTCTTTGTAAAGGAAAGCGCTCCTGACCAAGTTGTAGGTGTTTTGGCGTATTACGATATCTGTGGTCTGCTTTACAGATATTGTCACAAGTGCGAAAGGAATATCCTGCGCACCAGGGAAGCGGACTCCGAAGGGTTCCTTGCCGAGCCTTTTCATGTATATGAAGTGATGACCCCATCCGTCTTTGTAAACCATGAAAACGAAAGCTTGATGGAGGTGATGGAGGGGCTCGAGGCCAACAATGTGGGAGCGGTCCTCATTATCGACGAAAACGGACTTCCCGCCGGGGTGGTTTCCAAAACGGATCTCATCATTGCGTACAAACATGGGATTTCCGCCGAGGTGCCCGCCAAAACGATCATGAGCACTCCCGTACGATCTTGCGATGAGAGAGAGCACCTGGTTTTAGCCATTCAGAGGATGATTTTCGCCGATGTTCAGCGTCTTTTCGTTCACAAAGAAGATCCCGGGAAAATAGTGGGAGTGCTTTCCCTTTCGGATGCGGCTCGAACCCGGTCGGGTTCCTGCCGGGCCTGCATCAGTAGTCGCATCGAGGTGGAAAACGCTCCTGATTGA
- a CDS encoding CBS domain-containing protein: MTVTAKDVMDTTFLTLHPKMSVTEVVKVFKKASEEQKSKSFGLLVTTDQGELVGMVSMFDVLLLMRPKHIHIWGEMNDMDVTGFLDETCRRAKSILVEDIMTTDLISITPDTHLLFIVDIMIRKHLRRLPVLENGKVVGIVYISKVFYHLMERPSCMT; encoded by the coding sequence ATGACCGTTACAGCAAAAGACGTAATGGATACCACCTTCCTGACCCTCCACCCCAAGATGTCTGTTACGGAAGTCGTCAAGGTTTTCAAGAAAGCCAGTGAAGAACAAAAGTCCAAGAGTTTTGGACTTCTGGTGACCACCGACCAGGGGGAGCTCGTGGGAATGGTTTCCATGTTCGATGTCCTGCTTCTCATGCGCCCCAAGCATATTCATATCTGGGGTGAAATGAACGACATGGACGTAACGGGATTTTTGGACGAAACCTGCCGCCGAGCCAAGTCCATCCTGGTCGAAGACATCATGACCACCGATCTCATCTCCATCACACCCGACACTCATCTGCTCTTCATCGTAGACATCATGATCCGCAAGCACCTGCGCCGCCTCCCTGTTTTAGAAAATGGAAAAGTTGTTGGGATTGTTTATATTTCCAAGGTCTTCTACCATCTCATGGAACGTCCCAGCTGCATGACTTAA
- a CDS encoding sensor histidine kinase — MSFRGLKSFLSLIAFVFFATLTILLWQAQNQHERQVLMHLTETTAEQLRIRIEGFVNARIASLELLADRWVERQPPDFSQQRFLTFSNALFRHYPGFTAINWIDPEGYIRWVFPKEENAEKQGKNISAYGNAAYIATIERARNELQYALTPCMELFEGGTGFEILVPLVHDGRIQGYIDGVFQLKRLLDVAVSREIFSAFDLVISEGGHIIYPSMDKCDPASPDYDMKIPRIVKQVNLGGKIWNIQLAPTATLYTPSLVPNFPFLAFGLALSAGLAILLHLLLHRMELYRESRDTALYEIKERKKVEEALRENEKKLKETLDELSAANVEMESFVYTVSHDLKTPIVTIEGFIGALREDFGQVLAGDADKYLKYMSDAALKMESLINDLLNLSRIGRVTEKKTVFPFGTVVKGAIKLLQPQIDARGIEVHVQEDLPEVFGEKKRITQVVDNFLSNAVKYIGKDNPSPRIDVGCNEENGQKVFYFRDNGIGIEEMYFNKIFQIFQRLPAAKRAGDGTGMGLTIVKRIIEYHGGRIWLSSEPGKGTTFFFTLKDKDV, encoded by the coding sequence ATGTCATTTCGCGGTTTGAAAAGCTTCCTTTCCCTGATCGCATTCGTTTTTTTTGCCACGCTTACGATTCTCTTATGGCAAGCCCAAAACCAGCACGAACGCCAGGTGCTCATGCACTTGACGGAGACCACGGCAGAGCAATTACGAATACGCATCGAAGGATTTGTCAATGCTCGCATCGCATCTCTCGAACTCCTGGCGGACAGGTGGGTGGAACGGCAACCTCCCGACTTCAGCCAGCAGCGTTTTCTTACTTTCAGTAACGCCTTGTTCAGGCACTACCCGGGATTTACGGCCATCAATTGGATCGATCCTGAAGGCTATATTCGCTGGGTGTTTCCCAAAGAAGAAAATGCAGAAAAGCAGGGGAAAAACATCTCGGCCTATGGAAATGCCGCCTATATTGCCACGATTGAGAGAGCCAGAAACGAACTGCAGTATGCTTTGACCCCTTGCATGGAGCTTTTTGAGGGTGGAACGGGATTTGAGATTTTAGTGCCTCTTGTGCACGATGGTAGAATTCAGGGATATATCGATGGAGTGTTTCAGCTGAAAAGACTGTTGGATGTTGCTGTATCCAGAGAGATTTTTTCAGCGTTTGATCTGGTCATCTCCGAGGGAGGGCACATCATCTATCCATCCATGGATAAATGTGATCCGGCCTCCCCCGACTATGATATGAAGATTCCCCGGATTGTGAAGCAGGTGAATTTAGGGGGAAAAATTTGGAACATTCAATTGGCGCCGACCGCTACCCTCTACACTCCTTCCCTGGTGCCAAACTTTCCCTTTTTGGCTTTCGGACTGGCCCTCTCCGCAGGGCTTGCTATTCTCCTTCACCTGCTTCTCCACCGCATGGAACTGTACAGAGAATCCAGAGATACTGCCCTTTATGAGATCAAGGAAAGGAAAAAAGTCGAAGAAGCTCTCCGGGAAAATGAGAAGAAACTCAAGGAAACTCTGGACGAACTGAGTGCCGCAAATGTAGAAATGGAATCCTTCGTTTATACGGTTTCACACGACCTGAAGACCCCCATCGTCACCATTGAAGGGTTTATCGGAGCATTGAGGGAGGATTTCGGCCAGGTACTGGCGGGGGATGCAGACAAATACCTCAAGTACATGAGTGATGCCGCGCTGAAGATGGAATCCCTCATCAACGACCTCCTGAACCTCTCCCGAATAGGTCGCGTCACGGAAAAGAAAACAGTTTTTCCTTTTGGCACGGTTGTCAAGGGGGCAATCAAATTATTACAACCTCAGATCGATGCCCGGGGCATTGAAGTCCATGTGCAGGAAGATCTTCCCGAGGTATTCGGCGAGAAAAAACGCATCACGCAAGTGGTCGACAACTTCCTGTCCAATGCGGTGAAATACATCGGCAAGGACAACCCTTCCCCTCGCATCGATGTGGGATGCAACGAGGAAAACGGGCAGAAAGTCTTTTATTTCCGCGACAACGGCATCGGCATCGAAGAAATGTATTTCAATAAAATATTTCAAATATTTCAAAGGCTTCCAGCAGCAAAACGTGCTGGGGACGGGACCGGTATGGGGCTCACAATCGTCAAAAGAATTATAGAATACCACGGAGGCAGAATCTGGCTTTCTTCGGAGCCAGGGAAGGGAACAACTTTCTTTTTCACTCTCAAGGATAAGGATGTTTAA
- a CDS encoding fumarate hydratase, which translates to MPEFKYQDPFPLGKDETKYNLLTKDYVSVTTFDGKEILKVDPEGLTYLANNAMRNVSFMLRPAHLEKVAAILEDPESSANDRGVAIAMLRNAEVAAKGVLPLCQDTGTATIVGKKGQQVWTGVKDEEYLSKGVYKTYTEENLRYSQTIPLTMYEEKNSGTNLPAQIDLYATDGMEYKFLFVAKGGGSANKTYLYQETKALLNPASLEKFLVEKMKTLGTAACPPYHLAFVIGGTSAEACLKTVKYASTGYLDALPTQGNEGGQAFRDLEMEEKMLKAAQKCGFGAQFGGKHFALDVRVIRLPRHGASCPVGMGVSCSADRNVKAKINKDGIWLEELEANPGRFIPEKYRGKHEHGVVKIDLNRPMKEILAELTKYPVTTQLSLTGTIIVGRDIAHAKLKERIDKGEGLPQYIKDHPIYYAGPAKTPKGMPSGSFGPTTAGRMDSYVDLFQSHGGSLIMIAKGNRSQQVTDACKKHGGFYLGSIGGPAALLAQENIKKVEVLEYPELGMEAIWKIEVVDFPAFILVDDKGNDFFQQLTC; encoded by the coding sequence ATGCCCGAATTCAAGTACCAAGATCCATTTCCCCTCGGAAAAGACGAAACCAAGTACAATCTGCTGACAAAAGACTATGTTTCGGTCACCACTTTTGATGGCAAGGAGATACTCAAAGTCGATCCTGAAGGGCTTACCTATCTTGCCAACAACGCCATGCGCAACGTCTCTTTCATGCTGCGCCCGGCGCATCTCGAAAAAGTCGCCGCTATCCTGGAAGATCCCGAATCTTCGGCCAACGACCGCGGTGTAGCCATAGCCATGCTGCGAAATGCCGAAGTGGCCGCCAAGGGCGTGCTGCCACTTTGCCAGGATACAGGAACGGCAACCATCGTCGGCAAAAAGGGACAGCAGGTCTGGACGGGCGTGAAGGACGAAGAATACCTTTCCAAGGGAGTCTATAAGACATATACCGAAGAAAACCTGCGTTACTCCCAAACGATTCCCCTCACCATGTATGAAGAGAAAAATTCCGGCACCAATCTCCCCGCACAGATCGACCTCTATGCAACGGATGGTATGGAATACAAATTCCTCTTCGTAGCCAAAGGCGGCGGTTCCGCCAACAAGACCTACCTTTACCAGGAAACCAAAGCGCTTCTAAATCCCGCGAGCCTGGAAAAGTTTCTCGTGGAAAAGATGAAGACCCTCGGTACGGCCGCCTGCCCTCCGTACCACCTGGCTTTCGTTATCGGTGGAACTTCCGCTGAAGCCTGCCTCAAGACGGTAAAGTACGCTTCTACCGGTTACCTGGACGCGCTGCCGACCCAGGGCAATGAAGGCGGCCAGGCCTTCCGTGACCTGGAAATGGAAGAAAAAATGCTCAAGGCCGCTCAAAAGTGCGGATTCGGCGCTCAGTTCGGCGGAAAGCATTTCGCTCTGGACGTTCGCGTCATCCGCCTGCCGCGCCACGGCGCATCCTGTCCCGTCGGAATGGGCGTCTCCTGTTCCGCCGACAGAAATGTCAAAGCCAAAATCAACAAGGACGGGATCTGGCTGGAAGAACTGGAAGCCAATCCCGGCCGTTTCATACCTGAAAAGTACCGCGGAAAACATGAACACGGCGTGGTGAAAATCGATCTCAACCGCCCCATGAAAGAGATCCTTGCCGAACTCACCAAGTACCCCGTGACCACTCAGCTTTCCCTCACCGGCACCATCATCGTCGGCCGTGACATCGCCCACGCGAAACTCAAGGAACGCATCGACAAGGGTGAAGGGCTTCCTCAGTACATCAAGGATCATCCCATTTATTATGCAGGCCCGGCCAAGACCCCCAAGGGCATGCCCTCCGGTTCTTTCGGTCCCACTACTGCGGGACGTATGGATTCCTACGTGGATCTGTTCCAATCCCACGGCGGTTCACTCATCATGATCGCCAAGGGCAACCGCAGCCAGCAGGTAACCGATGCATGCAAGAAGCACGGCGGCTTCTACCTGGGCTCCATCGGCGGCCCCGCTGCTCTGCTGGCCCAGGAAAACATCAAGAAAGTCGAAGTCCTTGAATACCCGGAACTGGGTATGGAAGCCATCTGGAAGATCGAAGTGGTTGATTTCCCCGCTTTCATCCTGGTGGACGACAAGGGCAACGACTTCTTCCAGCAGCTTACCTGCTAG
- a CDS encoding SagB/ThcOx family dehydrogenase, translating to MSEEPRTDTIKLPDPQYNSKISVESAILARRSIRNYRLEPLDLSDISQLLWAAQGITDPGGYRAAPSAGALYPLEIYALVGNATHLSAGIYKYRPARHELQKKGSEDRRDALCQAALSQDPIRKAPVVLVICGVYERTTSKYGERGIRYVYMEAGHAAQNALLQAVSLNLGAVVIGAFRDETVAQVVGCEKGESPLYIIPVGK from the coding sequence ATGTCCGAAGAACCGCGTACAGACACCATCAAGCTTCCAGACCCTCAGTACAATAGCAAAATATCGGTGGAGAGCGCAATCCTTGCCAGAAGATCTATCCGGAATTACAGGCTGGAGCCTTTGGATCTTTCAGATATTTCACAGCTTCTTTGGGCGGCTCAGGGGATCACCGATCCCGGAGGATACCGGGCAGCCCCTTCTGCGGGAGCGCTTTATCCCCTTGAAATATATGCCCTTGTCGGAAATGCGACTCACCTTTCCGCAGGCATCTACAAATACCGGCCTGCAAGGCACGAGCTCCAGAAGAAAGGGAGTGAAGACCGAAGAGACGCCCTCTGTCAGGCGGCTCTCAGCCAGGACCCCATCAGGAAAGCTCCCGTTGTTCTGGTCATCTGCGGAGTCTATGAACGCACGACTTCAAAATACGGGGAACGTGGAATCAGGTATGTATATATGGAGGCCGGCCACGCCGCTCAAAACGCCTTGCTGCAGGCCGTTTCGCTGAACCTGGGAGCGGTGGTCATCGGCGCCTTCCGTGACGAAACTGTGGCCCAAGTAGTCGGTTGCGAGAAAGGCGAATCCCCTCTCTATATTATTCCCGTCGGGAAATAA
- a CDS encoding THUMP domain-containing protein, producing MRDWNVLITVHEKAYGRVRNLLNEFGPIQRTEFFNVLIMRCSYVDEMLTRLSEKIAADPSILTHLARLIPVTDIFSFQTPEEFQAKAKEIALSFVEKLQGKSFHVRMHRRGFKGKISTVEEERMLNEAILKSLEELGTPGHLNFEDPDAILAVETLGQQAGFSIWTREELNKYPFLKLT from the coding sequence ATGCGGGATTGGAACGTTCTCATCACGGTTCATGAAAAAGCATACGGTCGAGTCCGCAATTTATTGAATGAATTTGGACCGATCCAACGCACCGAGTTTTTCAACGTACTCATCATGCGGTGTTCTTATGTTGATGAAATGCTCACAAGATTGAGTGAAAAAATCGCCGCAGATCCATCAATCCTCACGCACCTGGCACGTCTCATTCCTGTGACCGATATTTTCAGCTTTCAAACACCGGAAGAATTTCAAGCGAAAGCCAAAGAAATCGCTTTGAGCTTCGTGGAGAAACTGCAGGGAAAGAGTTTTCATGTCAGGATGCACCGGCGGGGCTTCAAGGGCAAAATTTCAACGGTCGAGGAAGAAAGGATGCTCAACGAAGCCATCCTGAAATCCCTGGAAGAGCTGGGAACACCGGGTCACCTGAATTTCGAAGACCCGGATGCCATTTTGGCGGTCGAAACCCTGGGACAGCAAGCCGGATTTTCCATCTGGACCCGGGAAGAACTCAATAAATACCCTTTTTTGAAATTGACCTGA